One Brassica napus cultivar Da-Ae chromosome A1, Da-Ae, whole genome shotgun sequence genomic region harbors:
- the LOC106437382 gene encoding heat shock 70 kDa protein 17 isoform X1: MRKMFTVLVVLFSLLSLLPLPSESAVSSVDLGSEWVKVAVVNLKRGQSPISVAINEMSKRKSPALVAFHSGDRLLGEEAAGITARYPNKVYSQLRDMVGKPFKHVKDFIDSVYLPFDIVEDSRGAVGIKIDDGATVYSVEELLAMILGYGSDLAEFHAKVPVKDMVVSVPPYFGQAERRGLIQASQLAGVNVLSLVHEHSGAALQYGIDKDFSNGSRHVVFYDMGSSSTYAALVYYSAYNEKEFGKTVSVNQFQVKDVRWDSGLGGQSMEMRLVEYFADEFNKQLASGVDVRKFPKAMAKLKKQVKRTKEILSANTAAPISVESLHDDRDFRSTISREKFEELCKDLWERSLTPLKDVLKHSGLKIDDIYAVELIGGATRVPKLQSTIQEFIGKQDLDKHLDADEAIVLGSALHAANLSDGIKLKRRLGISDGSPYGFLVELEGPNVKKDESTKQQLVPRMKKLPSKMFRSFVLDKDFDVSLAYESEDILPPGITSPVFAQYSVSGLADATEKYSSRNLSAPIKANLHFSLSRSGILSLDRGDAVIEITEWVEVPKKNVTVDNNTTSTTGNASTGAPSDENLQENKEELQADAENSSASNTTTEEPAVVDLGTEKKLKKRTFRVPLKVVEKTVGPGAPFTKESLAEAKIKLEALDKKDRERRRTAELKNNLESYVYATKEKLETPEFEKVSTQEERKAFVEKLGEVQDWLYMDGEDANATEFQDRLDSLKAIGSPISLRSEELTARPVAVEYAQKYLTEVKEIIKEWETNKTWLPKEKIDQVSKEAEKVKSWLEKNEAEQKKSALWS; the protein is encoded by the exons ATGAGGAAGATGTTTACAGTGTTAGTAGTGTTATTCTCATTGCTCTCATTACTCCCTCTTCCATCGGAATCAGCGGTTTCGAGTGTAGATCTAGGTTCGGAATGGGTAAAAGTCGCAGTAGTTAACCTGAAACGAGGACAGAGCCCAATCTCTGTAGCCATCAACGAGATGTCCAAGAGGAAATCCCCAGCGTTAGTAGCATTCCACTCTGGTGACAGGTTACTAGGCGAGGAAGCTGCAGGGATCACAGCTCGTTACCCGAACAAAGTTTACTCACAGCTTAGGGACATGGTTGGGAAGCCTTTCAAACACGTCAAGGATTTTATTGACTCTGTTTACTTACCGTTTGATATCGTGGAGGATTCAAGAGGTGCGGTTGGGATTAAGATTGATGATGGTGCAACTGTTTACTCGGTCGAGGAGTTGTTGGCTATGATCTTGGGGTATGGATCAGACTTGGCTGAGTTTCATGCGAAGGTTCCGGTGAAGGATATGGTTGTTTCGGTTCCGCCTTACTTTGGGCAGGCTGAGAGACGGGGTTTGATCCAGGCTTCTCAGTTGGCTGGGGTTAATGTTCTCTCACTCGTTCATGAGCATTCCGGTGCGGCTTTGCAGTATGGGATTGATAAGGATTTCTCTAATGGGTCGAGACATGTTGTATTTTATGACATGGGTtcgagtagtacttatgctgctCTTGTCTATTACTCGGCTTATAATGAGAAGGAATTTGGCAAGACTGTTTCTGTCAACCAGTTTCAG GTCAAGGATGTTAGATGGGACTCGGGACTTGGAGGACAGAGTATGGAGATGCGCTTGGTAGAGTACTTTGCAGATGAGTTTAATAAACAGCTCGCTAGTGGAGTTGATGTCAGGAAGTTCCCTAAAGCAATGGCTAAACTAAAAAAACAAGTCAAACGTACGAAGGAAATTCTGAGTGCAAACACTGCAGCTCCAATATCTGTTGAATCTCTCCATGACGATCGTGACTTCAG GAGCACGATTTCCCGTGAGAAGTTTGAGGAACTATGCAAAGATCTTTGGGAGAGATCTCTTACACCTTTAAAAGATGTGCTCAAGCATTCGGGTTTGAAGATTGATGATATATATGCAGTGGAGCTAATAGGAGGAGCTACTAGAGTCCCCAAACTACAG AGCACGATCCAGGAATTTATTGGGAAGCAAGATTTAGACAAGCATCTGGATGCTGATGAGGCTATTGTCCTGGGCTCAGCACTACATGCTGCTAACTTGAGCGATGGTATCAAATTGAAACGTAGGCTAGGTATAAGTGATGGTTCCCCCTATGGTTTCTTAGTTGAGTTGGAAGGTCCAAATGTCAAGAAAGATGAGAGCACAAAGCAGCAACTCGTACCACGGATGAAAAAGCTACCTAGCAAG ATGTTCAGATCCTTTGTCCTTGACAAAGATTTTGATGTGTCACTTGCTTATGAATCCGAGGATATCCTACCCCCAGGAATTACGTCCCCTGTGTTTGCACAGTATTCTGTATCTGGCTTGGCGGATGCAACTGAGAA GTACTCTTCCCGCAATTTATCAGCACCTATCAAGGCAAATTTGCATTTCTCTTTAAGTAGAAGTGGGATTCTCAGTCTAGATCGGGGAGACGCTGTCATTGAAATCACAGAATGGGTAGAGGTTCCTAAGAAGAACGTGACTGTTGATAATAACACAACCTCAACAACAGGGAATGCCTCTACTGGAGCTCCCTCTGACGAGAATttacaagaaaacaaagaagagCTACAAGCTGATGCTGAAAACAGCAGTGCTTCAAATACAACCACAGAAGAACCAGCTGTGGTTGACTTGGGCACAGAAAAAAAGCTGAAGAAGCGAACATTCAGGGTTCCTCTGAAG GTAGTTGAGAAAACTGTTGGACCTGGAGCGCCGTTTACGAAAGAGTCTCTTGCTGAAGCTAAGATAAAATTAGAAGCCTTGGACAAGAAAGATAGGGAAAGAAGAAGAACGGCTGAGTTGAAAAACAATCTTGAATCCTATGTTTATGCTACCAAAGAGAAG CTAGAAACACCCGAATTTGAAAAGGTTTCCACCCAAGAAGAGCGCAAGGCGTTTGTTGAGAAGCTTGGTGAG GTGCAAGATTGGCTTTACATGGATGGTGAGGATGCTAATGCCACAGAGTTCCAGGATCGGCTTGACTCACTAAAAGCCATTGGCAGCCCCATATCTTTGCG GTCAGAGGAGCTTACAGCACGACCAGTAGCAGTTGAATACGCTCAAAAATACCTAACCGAAGTGAAAGAG ATCATAAAAGAGTGGGAGACGAACAAAACATGGCTTCCGAAAGAAAAAATCGACCAG GTGTCAAAGGAAGCAGAGAAAGTAAAAAGCTGGTTGGAGAAGAATGAAGCTGAGCAGAAAAA GAGTGCTCTGTGGAGCTAG
- the LOC106437382 gene encoding heat shock 70 kDa protein 17 isoform X2, translating into MRKMFTVLVVLFSLLSLLPLPSESAVSSVDLGSEWVKVAVVNLKRGQSPISVAINEMSKRKSPALVAFHSGDRLLGEEAAGITARYPNKVYSQLRDMVGKPFKHVKDFIDSVYLPFDIVEDSRGAVGIKIDDGATVYSVEELLAMILGYGSDLAEFHAKVPVKDMVVSVPPYFGQAERRGLIQASQLAGVNVLSLVHEHSGAALQYGIDKDFSNGSRHVVFYDMGSSSTYAALVYYSAYNEKEFGKTVSVNQFQVKDVRWDSGLGGQSMEMRLVEYFADEFNKQLASGVDVRKFPKAMAKLKKQVKRTKEILSANTAAPISVESLHDDRDFRSTISREKFEELCKDLWERSLTPLKDVLKHSGLKIDDIYAVELIGGATRVPKLQSTIQEFIGKQDLDKHLDADEAIVLGSALHAANLSDGIKLKRRLGISDGSPYGFLVELEGPNVKKDESTKQQLVPRMKKLPSKMFRSFVLDKDFDVSLAYESEDILPPGITSPVFAQYSVSGLADATEKYSSRNLSAPIKANLHFSLSRSGILSLDRGDAVIEITEWVEVPKKNVTVDNNTTSTTGNASTGAPSDENLQENKEELQADAENSSASNTTTEEPAVVDLGTEKKLKKRTFRVPLKVVEKTVGPGAPFTKESLAEAKIKLEALDKKDRERRRTAELKNNLESYVYATKEKLETPEFEKVSTQEERKAFVEKLGARLALHGW; encoded by the exons ATGAGGAAGATGTTTACAGTGTTAGTAGTGTTATTCTCATTGCTCTCATTACTCCCTCTTCCATCGGAATCAGCGGTTTCGAGTGTAGATCTAGGTTCGGAATGGGTAAAAGTCGCAGTAGTTAACCTGAAACGAGGACAGAGCCCAATCTCTGTAGCCATCAACGAGATGTCCAAGAGGAAATCCCCAGCGTTAGTAGCATTCCACTCTGGTGACAGGTTACTAGGCGAGGAAGCTGCAGGGATCACAGCTCGTTACCCGAACAAAGTTTACTCACAGCTTAGGGACATGGTTGGGAAGCCTTTCAAACACGTCAAGGATTTTATTGACTCTGTTTACTTACCGTTTGATATCGTGGAGGATTCAAGAGGTGCGGTTGGGATTAAGATTGATGATGGTGCAACTGTTTACTCGGTCGAGGAGTTGTTGGCTATGATCTTGGGGTATGGATCAGACTTGGCTGAGTTTCATGCGAAGGTTCCGGTGAAGGATATGGTTGTTTCGGTTCCGCCTTACTTTGGGCAGGCTGAGAGACGGGGTTTGATCCAGGCTTCTCAGTTGGCTGGGGTTAATGTTCTCTCACTCGTTCATGAGCATTCCGGTGCGGCTTTGCAGTATGGGATTGATAAGGATTTCTCTAATGGGTCGAGACATGTTGTATTTTATGACATGGGTtcgagtagtacttatgctgctCTTGTCTATTACTCGGCTTATAATGAGAAGGAATTTGGCAAGACTGTTTCTGTCAACCAGTTTCAG GTCAAGGATGTTAGATGGGACTCGGGACTTGGAGGACAGAGTATGGAGATGCGCTTGGTAGAGTACTTTGCAGATGAGTTTAATAAACAGCTCGCTAGTGGAGTTGATGTCAGGAAGTTCCCTAAAGCAATGGCTAAACTAAAAAAACAAGTCAAACGTACGAAGGAAATTCTGAGTGCAAACACTGCAGCTCCAATATCTGTTGAATCTCTCCATGACGATCGTGACTTCAG GAGCACGATTTCCCGTGAGAAGTTTGAGGAACTATGCAAAGATCTTTGGGAGAGATCTCTTACACCTTTAAAAGATGTGCTCAAGCATTCGGGTTTGAAGATTGATGATATATATGCAGTGGAGCTAATAGGAGGAGCTACTAGAGTCCCCAAACTACAG AGCACGATCCAGGAATTTATTGGGAAGCAAGATTTAGACAAGCATCTGGATGCTGATGAGGCTATTGTCCTGGGCTCAGCACTACATGCTGCTAACTTGAGCGATGGTATCAAATTGAAACGTAGGCTAGGTATAAGTGATGGTTCCCCCTATGGTTTCTTAGTTGAGTTGGAAGGTCCAAATGTCAAGAAAGATGAGAGCACAAAGCAGCAACTCGTACCACGGATGAAAAAGCTACCTAGCAAG ATGTTCAGATCCTTTGTCCTTGACAAAGATTTTGATGTGTCACTTGCTTATGAATCCGAGGATATCCTACCCCCAGGAATTACGTCCCCTGTGTTTGCACAGTATTCTGTATCTGGCTTGGCGGATGCAACTGAGAA GTACTCTTCCCGCAATTTATCAGCACCTATCAAGGCAAATTTGCATTTCTCTTTAAGTAGAAGTGGGATTCTCAGTCTAGATCGGGGAGACGCTGTCATTGAAATCACAGAATGGGTAGAGGTTCCTAAGAAGAACGTGACTGTTGATAATAACACAACCTCAACAACAGGGAATGCCTCTACTGGAGCTCCCTCTGACGAGAATttacaagaaaacaaagaagagCTACAAGCTGATGCTGAAAACAGCAGTGCTTCAAATACAACCACAGAAGAACCAGCTGTGGTTGACTTGGGCACAGAAAAAAAGCTGAAGAAGCGAACATTCAGGGTTCCTCTGAAG GTAGTTGAGAAAACTGTTGGACCTGGAGCGCCGTTTACGAAAGAGTCTCTTGCTGAAGCTAAGATAAAATTAGAAGCCTTGGACAAGAAAGATAGGGAAAGAAGAAGAACGGCTGAGTTGAAAAACAATCTTGAATCCTATGTTTATGCTACCAAAGAGAAG CTAGAAACACCCGAATTTGAAAAGGTTTCCACCCAAGAAGAGCGCAAGGCGTTTGTTGAGAAGCTTG GTGCAAGATTGGCTTTACATGGATGGTGA
- the BNAA01G17130D gene encoding O-fucosyltransferase 29, translating into MSLAEVWRSSGRLVTTSSPQLNGGGNKSALWKWRSFSGQPKRTVMWTWVCGFMLFTLGVISLFTGHVVSHLEWYSQQLSKRSLLDMSRREPIDVWKSKYSKFFYGCSERGRNFPPAVQEHRSNGYLLIAASGGLNQQRTGITDAVVVARILNATLVVPELDHHSYWKDDSDFNDIFDVNWFIASLTKDVTIVKRVPDRVMRSMEKPPYTMRVPRKSTPEYYLDQVLPILSRRHVLQLTKFDYRLANDLDEDMQKLRCRVNYHALRFTKRIQSVGMKVVKRMRKMANRFIAVHLRFEPDMLAFSGCDFGGGEKERAELAEIRKRWDTLPDLDPLEERKRGKCPLTPHEVGLMLRALGFANDTYIYVASGEIYGGEKTLSPLRELFPNFYTKEMLANDELKPLLPFSSRLAAIDYIVSDESDVFITNNNGNMAKILAGRRRYMGHKRTIRPNAKKLSALFMDREKMEWHTFAKKVKSCQRGFMGDPDEFKPGRGEFHEYPQACICQRPFSYDKTSKEDEEEDNIPEEVHNNNITRHGYLSSADNERDEVFPD; encoded by the exons ATGAGCCTAGCCGAGGTGTGGAGGTCGAGCGGGAGGCTCGTAACGACGAGCTCGCCTCAGCTCAACGGCGGCGGAAACAAGAGCGCGCTATGGAAGTGGCGATCTTTCTCGGGCCAGCCCAAGAGAACCGTAATGTGGACATGGGTTTGTGGGTTCATGCTATTCACCTTAGGGGTCATCTCACTCTTCACCGGTCATGTTGTCTCCCACCTCGAGTGGTACTCTCAGCAACTAAGCAAACGGAGCTTACTG gatATGAGCCGTAGGGAACCAATTGATGTATGGAAGTCGAAATATTCGAAGTTCTTCTATGGATGCAGTGAAAGAGGAAGGAACTTCCCAC CTGCGGTCCAGGAGCACCGTTCTAATGGGTATTTGCTGATTGCGGCTAGTGGGGGTTTGAACCAGCAAAGAACAGGA ATAACAGATGCGGTGGTTGTTGCACGGATTCTTAATGCTACTTTAGTTGTACCTGAGTTGGATCACCATTCTTATTGGAAAGATGACAG tgactttaatgatatttttgatGTTAACTGGTTCATCGCTTCCCTCACAAAAGATGTGACTATAGTAAAGAGAGTACCTGACAGAGTCATGCGGTCCATGGAGAAACCTCCTTATACCATGCGTGTGCCTCGAAAGTCTACTCCTGAGTATTATCTCGACCAAGTATTGCCTATTCTCTCCAGGAGACAT GTGTTACAACTGACAAAGTTCGACTACAGACTAGCAAATGATCTAGACGAAGACATGCAGAAGCTGCGCTGCAGGGTCAACTACCATGCCTTAAGATTCACAAAGCGAATACAATCAGTTGGGATGAAAGTGGTCAAGAGGATGAGAAAGATGGCCAATCGTTTTATTGCTGTCCACTTGAG GTTTGAGCCTGACATGCTAGCCTTCTCTGGTTGTGACTTTGGCGGAGGTGAAAAAGAGCGAGCTGAGCTTGCAGAGATACGAAAGCGATGGGATACATTGCCT GATCTGGACCCTCTGGAGGAAAGAAAGCGTGGGAAATGCCCTCTTACCCCTCACGAAGTGGGCTTAATGCTACGCGCTCTCGGTTTCGCCAATGACACGTACATCTACGTTGCGTCTGGAGAGATATATGGTGGTGAGAAGACACTGAGTCCACTCAGAGAGCTGTTTCCAAACTTCTACACCAAGGAAATGCTTGCCAATGATGAGCTCAAGCCTTTGCTTCCCTTTTCCTCACGCCTTGCCGCCATTGACTACATTGTCAGCGACGAAAGTGATGTCTTTATCACTAACAATAATGGAAACATGGCCAAGATTCTTGCAGGCCGAAG GAGGTACATGGGGCATAAGAGGACCATCAGGCCGAATGCAAAGAAGCTCAGTGCTTTGTTCATGGACCGAGAAAAGATGGAGTGGCACACTTTCGCCAAGAAAGTTAAATCTTGTCAGCGAGGATTCATGGGTGATCCTGATGAGTTCAAGCCAGGACGGGGTGAGTTCCATGAGTACCCACAGGCTTGCATCTGTCAGAGACCCTTTTCTTACGACAAAACCTcgaaggaagatgaagaagaagacaacatACCAGAAGAGGTCCACAACAACAATATCACTAGACATGGATATTTGTCTTCAGCTGACAATGAGCGCGACGAAGTTTTCCCAGACTAG
- the LOC106437438 gene encoding serine/threonine-protein kinase/endoribonuclease IRE1b-like yields MSLLLSLYLSLERCACSLNNLIHASSGFLESSTASVVDNGKGVELWKENGHPSPVWLKLMRDIVAGLVHLHDIGIIHRDLKPQNVLIVKNNSSLCAKLSDMGIRKCLPAETSALTRNSTGSGSSGWQAPEQLRNERQTRAVDLFGLRPRAQEFTFGL; encoded by the exons ATGTCGTTGTTATTGTCGCTCTACCTCTCGTTGGAACGGTGTGCTTGTAGCTTAAACAATCTCATACATGCTTCCTCGGGATTCCTTGAGAGTTCAACGGCTTCAGTCGTTGATAATGGCAAGGGGGTTGAACTGTGGAAGGAGAACGGACACCCTTCTCCTGTTTGGTTGAAGTTAATGAG GGATATAGTAGCTGGTCTAGTTCATTTGCATGATATAGGAATCATACATAGAGATCTAAAGCCTCAAAATGTGTTAATTGTTAAGAACAATTCATCTCTATGCGCTAAGCTATCAGATATGGGTATTAGAAAATGTTTGCCAGCTGAGACAAGTGCCCTGACTAGAAACTCAACTG GTTCTGGAAGTTCTGGGTGGCAAGCACCTGAGCAACTCCGCAATGAGCGGCAAACAAGAGCAGTTGATCTCTTCGGTTTGAG ACCAAGAGCACAAGAATTTACTTTTGGTTTGTGA
- the LOC106351379 gene encoding metalloendoproteinase 1-MMP → MSQNPIHRNIALFVVLITFCFLFCSARNLPEVSTAKATQTINVSNATWHNFARLVDVQVGSHVSGVSELKRYLHRFGYVTEDATDFSDVFDGHLESAISLYQQNLGLPITGRLDTSTVTLMSSPRCGVSDTHMIDTGVYTTARYTYFGGKPKWNRDTLTYAFSEIHKLDYLNSDDVKKAFRRSFGRWASVIPVTFEETDDYSSADLKIGFFSGDHGDGQPFDGVLGTLAHAFAPENGRLHLDAAETWVVDDDFKGKGSTVAVDLESVATHEIGHLLGLGHSSQESAVMYPSVRPRTKKVDLTVDDVAGILKLYGANPRLRLDSLTQSEDSLQNGAVSGRFLSGNFTGYVLLVVLILFL, encoded by the coding sequence ATGTCTCAGAATCCAATCCACAGAAACATAGCACTCTTTGTTGTGTTAATCACGTTCTGTTTCTTGTTCTGTTCTGCCAGAAACTTACCGGAGGTATCCACAGCTAAAGCAACTCAAACAATAAACGTCAGCAACGCCACGTGGCATAATTTCGCACGTCTTGTGGATGTCCAGGTAGGCAGCCACGTCAGCGGCGTATCAGAACTCAAAAGATACCTCCACCGTTTCGGCTACGTAACAGAAGACGCGACGGACTTCTCCGACGTGTTCGATGGTCATCTTGAATCCGCGATATCTCTGTACCAACAAAACCTCGGTTTACCGATAACCGGAAGACTCGACACGAGTACCGTCACTCTCATGTCGTCACCGCGTTGCGGCGTTAGCGATACACACATGATCGACACCGGCGTGTACACAACGGCGCGTTATACGTATTTCGGCGGTAAGCCTAAGTGGAACCGCGACACGCTAACATACGCCTTCTCGGAAATACACAAACTCGATTACTTGAACTCCGACGACGTTAAAAAAGCTTTCCGACGATCTTTTGGTCGGTGGGCGAGCGTGATTCCGGTGACTTTTGAGGAGACTGATGATTACTCCTCGGCGGATTTAAAGATCGGATTTTTCTCCGGCGATCACGGTGACGGGCAGCCGTTTGACGGTGTTCTCGGAACCTTAGCTCACGCCTTTGCGCCGGAGAACGGGAGGCTTCACCTTGACGCGGCGGAGACATGGGTCGTTGACGATGACTTCAAGGGTAAAGGATCGACGGTGGCGGTTGATTTGGAGTCGGTGGCGACTCACGAGATTGGTCACTTGCTGGGGTTAGGACATAGCTCGCAGGAGTCGGCGGTTATGTACCCGAGTGTCCGGCCGAGGACAAAGAAAGTTGACCTTACGGTTGATGACGTGGCGGGTATACTGAAGTTGTATGGGGCGAATCCAAGATTACGGTTGGATTCACTGACGCAGTCGGAAGATTCTCTGCAAAACGGCGCCGTATCAGGGAGATTCTTGTCGGGGAATTTTACCGGTTATGTTCTGCTGGTTGTGCTGATTCTGTTCCTATAG